The following proteins come from a genomic window of Streptococcus pneumoniae:
- the zmpA gene encoding zinc metalloprotease A, which produces MEKYFGEKQERFSFRKLSVGLVSATISSLFFMSVLASSSVDAQETAGVHYKYVADSELSSEEKKQLVYDIPTYVENDDETYYLVYKLNSQNQLAELPNTGSKNERQALVAGASLAALGILIFAVSKKKVKNKTVLHLVLVAGMGNGVLVSVHALENHLLLNYNTDYELTSGEKLPLPKEISGYTYIGYIKEGKTTSDFEVSNQEKSAATPTKQQKVDYNVTPNFVDHPSTVQAIQEQTPVSSTKPTEVQVVEKPFSTELINPRKEEKQSSDSQEQLAEHKNLETKKEEKISPKEKTGVNTLNPQDEVLSGQLNKPELLYRDETIETKIDFQEEIQENPDLAEGTVRVKQEGALGKKVEIVRIFSVNNEEVSREIISTSTTAPVSRIVEKGTKKAQVIKEQAETGAEHKEVQSGAIVEPAIQPELPAAVLTDKGESAVQPELPEAVVSDKGVPEVQPALPEAVMTDKGDPEQVEPLPEYTGVQAGAIVEPEKVEPEYAGVQAGAIVEPEQVAPLPEYTGVQAGAIVEPEKVEAPKEYTGVQAGAIVEPEKVEAPKEYTGVQAGAIVEPEKVEPSKEYTGVQAGAIVEPEQIAPLPEYTGVQAGAIVEPEKVEALKEYTGKIEQPSAEDTKPNNENTNTPEEMSIQKKSSALINMNFITDSSKVTGVGSATFIAPNVLLTVAHNFINNSTDNTTGEFRGDKSKNVYEWVTPDGQKGTFTANNIHFYNKKDYPKGFIYDLAVIKLPETTGREHVELVKNYSKVNLNDKLNVHGYPAGKYTHLKDATVEMEQEYANNTYGVQYQGGNPGMSGGGIFNANGEVIGVHQNGAQNRSGGLILSPTQLAWIKSIIAGNEIPPVYDELYRHKDEKKDDAKDEKEVIKKLELRNISSVELYSKDGNKYRHVTSLASLPSNAENYFMKVKSENFKDVMLPVTSITNDTKDNRDVYKIVASANSLIQHENNNVLENYTYYLPKTQQSETGVYTSFKNLVDAMNSNPNGTFRLGATMDAREVELPDGQESYVNNVFHGILVGTNNEKYYAIYNLKKPLFGELNGATVEKLSLKDVNISAKDDTATLAKEANNNTHIDNVHADGAIAGERSIGGLVSQVNNSTISNSSYTGRITNTYKTVASYQIGGLVGKLSGPRGLIDKSFASIDLSSNATQGDQSIGGIVGAVENSALISNSYAEGNLNNVQRFANVGGVVGNLWDPVGGLEKSGRLSNVLSDVNVTNGNAIAGYNFNGIKANGTYSNKNNKVVNVVQEDDEILTKDSTVQRGEVLEDAQIKEKKATFVSKNTIKTEDFNFSSRYVTDYKNLENADSSKEKVYKNIEKLLPFYNRETIVKYGNLVETSSNLYNKELLSVVPMKDKEVISDINKNKSSINKLLLYYADNTSETLNVNYQTDFSNVAEYRIGGTNLIYTPNTLLRNYQNILDEVLPALNSVEYKSEAIRKVLDVSKDVSLTELYLEEQFNTTKTNLKDSLTKLLTADAAIAENNNKVIDNYVIEKIKNNKEALLLGLTYLERWYDFKYRDTKAKDLVMYHLDFFGKSNSSALDNVIELGKSGYNNLLAKNNVITYNVLLAKNYKTNNLFDALEKYRKAFVPDKTNNEWFKEQTKAYIVEEKSTIKEVSDKQSIAGSPYSIGVYDRLTSPSWKYPSMVLPLLTLPEKSVFIIANISTIGFGAYDRYRSKEHPAGTDLNDYVEKKAKEAAVRFRDHYDYWYRILDDKNKEKLYRSVLVYDAFRFGTDEKEDKDTYQATFETNHPAIKHFFGPAGNNVVHNSNGAYATGDAFYYMAYRMLDKDGAVTYTHEMTHNSDREIYLGGYGRRNGLGPEFYAKGLLQAPDHPNDPTVTINSILKYDQSEESTRLQVADPTQRFGSVDDLNKYMHNMFDVIYMLEILEGKAVAKLDTNQKYDLLRKIENEYKPDPDGNSVYATNVVRRLKPEELTKLTTFNSLIEHDIITRRGYVDEATYKRNGYYTINLFSPIYSALSSKIGTPGDLMGRRIAFELLAAKGYKDGMVPYISNQYEKEAKAQGKVITSYGKQIGLVTDEIVLSKVFNNQYNSWIDFKKDMYKEREDKFGKLNKVSFIDPNGSWARQQKVTIDNINRLEKMIEDAVKFDAEDEVAKLYPETNSRVLKLKKAIFKAYLDQTGDFRSSIFENKK; this is translated from the coding sequence ATGGAAAAGTATTTTGGTGAAAAACAAGAGCGTTTTTCATTTAGAAAATTATCAGTAGGACTTGTATCTGCAACGATTTCAAGTTTATTTTTTATGTCTGTATTAGCTAGTTCATCTGTGGATGCTCAAGAAACTGCGGGAGTTCACTATAAATATGTGGCAGATTCAGAGCTATCATCAGAAGAAAAGAAGCAGCTTGTCTATGATATTCCGACATACGTGGAGAATGATGATGAAACTTATTATCTTGTTTATAAGTTAAATTCTCAAAATCAACTGGCGGAATTACCAAATACTGGAAGCAAGAATGAGAGGCAAGCCCTAGTTGCTGGTGCTAGCTTAGCTGCTCTGGGAATTTTAATTTTTGCTGTTTCCAAGAAAAAGGTTAAGAATAAAACGGTATTACATTTAGTATTGGTTGCGGGAATGGGAAATGGTGTCTTAGTTTCAGTCCATGCTTTAGAAAATCATCTTTTGCTAAATTACAATACGGACTATGAATTGACCTCTGGAGAAAAATTACCTCTTCCTAAAGAGATTTCAGGTTACACTTATATTGGATATATCAAAGAGGGAAAAACGACTTCTGATTTTGAAGTAAGTAATCAAGAAAAATCAGCAGCCACTCCTACAAAACAACAAAAGGTGGATTATAATGTTACACCAAATTTTGTAGACCATCCATCAACAGTACAAGCTATTCAGGAACAAACACCTGTTTCTTCAACTAAGCCGACAGAAGTTCAAGTAGTTGAAAAACCTTTCTCTACTGAATTAATCAATCCAAGAAAAGAAGAGAAACAATCTTCAGATTCTCAAGAACAATTAGCCGAACATAAGAATCTAGAAACGAAGAAAGAGGAGAAGATTTCTCCAAAGGAAAAGACTGGGGTAAATACATTAAATCCACAGGATGAAGTGCTATCAGGTCAGTTGAACAAACCGGAACTCTTATATCGTGACGAAACTATAGAAACAAAAATAGATTTTCAAGAAGAAATTCAAGAAAATCCTGATTTAGCAGAAGGAACTGTAAGAGTAAAACAAGAAGGTGCATTAGGTAAGAAAGTTGAAATCGTCAGAATATTTTCTGTAAACAATGAAGAAGTTTCACGAGAAATTATTTCAACTTCAACGACTGCGCCTGTTTCAAGAATAGTCGAAAAAGGTACTAAAAAAGCTCAAGTTATAAAGGAACAAGCTGAGACTGGTGCAGAACATAAGGAAGTACAGTCTGGAGCTATTGTTGAACCCGCAATTCAGCCTGAACTACCAGCAGCTGTATTAACCGACAAAGGTGAGTCAGCAGTCCAACCAGAGTTGCCAGAAGCTGTAGTAAGTGATAAAGGCGTACCAGAAGTTCAACCAGCGTTACCAGAGGCAGTCATGACTGACAAGGGTGATCCAGAGCAGGTAGAACCGCTACCAGAATATACAGGAGTACAAGCTGGAGCTATTGTTGAACCTGAAAAAGTTGAACCGGAATATGCTGGAGTACAAGCTGGCGCTATTGTTGAACCAGAGCAGGTAGCACCACTACCAGAATACACAGGGGTGCAAGCCGGAGCGATAGTCGAGCCAGAGAAAGTAGAAGCACCGAAGGAATACACAGGAGTGCAGGCTGGAGCGATAGTCGAACCAGAGAAGGTAGAAGCACCGAAGGAATACACAGGAGTGCAAGCCGGAGCAATAGTAGAACCAGAAAAAGTAGAACCATCAAAAGAATACACAGGGGTGCAGGCTGGCGCTATTGTTGAACCAGAGCAGATAGCACCACTACCAGAATACACAGGGGTGCAAGCCGGAGCGATAGTCGAGCCAGAGAAAGTAGAAGCACTGAAAGAATATACTGGTAAAATCGAACAACCTAGTGCAGAAGATACTAAACCAAATAATGAAAATACTAATACACCAGAAGAAATGAGTATTCAGAAAAAATCTAGTGCATTAATTAATATGAACTTTATTACAGATTCGTCGAAGGTTACTGGAGTAGGATCAGCTACTTTTATTGCACCAAATGTACTTTTAACAGTAGCACATAATTTCATTAATAATTCTACTGATAATACTACTGGCGAATTTAGAGGTGATAAATCTAAAAACGTATATGAGTGGGTGACTCCTGATGGACAAAAAGGAACATTTACTGCTAACAATATTCATTTTTATAATAAAAAAGATTATCCAAAAGGATTTATCTATGATTTAGCAGTGATTAAGCTACCTGAAACAACTGGCAGAGAACATGTAGAATTAGTTAAAAATTATTCGAAAGTAAATCTTAATGACAAACTAAATGTTCATGGATATCCAGCTGGGAAATATACGCACTTAAAAGATGCTACGGTAGAAATGGAACAAGAATATGCGAATAACACCTACGGTGTTCAATATCAAGGTGGAAATCCTGGTATGAGTGGTGGAGGAATATTTAATGCTAATGGTGAAGTTATTGGTGTGCATCAAAATGGAGCACAAAATCGCTCAGGCGGATTGATTTTATCTCCTACACAATTAGCTTGGATTAAGAGTATTATAGCAGGTAATGAAATTCCACCAGTATACGATGAACTTTATCGTCATAAAGATGAGAAAAAAGATGACGCTAAAGATGAAAAAGAAGTTATTAAGAAATTAGAACTTAGAAATATATCTTCTGTAGAACTATATTCAAAAGATGGTAATAAGTATCGACATGTAACTTCACTTGCTTCTTTACCAAGTAATGCAGAAAATTACTTTATGAAAGTTAAATCAGAGAACTTTAAAGATGTGATGCTACCAGTTACAAGCATTACTAATGATACTAAAGATAATAGAGATGTTTATAAGATAGTAGCAAGTGCAAATAGTCTGATACAACATGAAAATAATAATGTACTAGAAAATTATACATACTATTTACCAAAAACTCAGCAAAGTGAAACTGGGGTATATACATCATTTAAAAATTTAGTAGATGCAATGAATAGCAATCCTAATGGCACATTCCGTTTAGGAGCAACTATGGATGCTCGTGAAGTTGAACTTCCAGATGGTCAAGAAAGTTATGTGAATAATGTATTCCATGGAATATTAGTAGGAACAAATAATGAGAAATATTATGCTATTTATAATTTGAAAAAACCATTATTTGGGGAATTAAATGGTGCTACAGTAGAAAAACTTTCACTAAAAGATGTTAATATTTCCGCAAAGGACGATACTGCAACACTTGCGAAAGAAGCAAATAACAATACTCATATTGATAACGTTCATGCTGATGGAGCGATAGCTGGGGAACGTAGCATAGGAGGATTAGTATCACAAGTTAATAATTCTACTATTTCTAACAGTAGCTATACAGGTAGAATAACTAATACATATAAAACAGTTGCTAGTTATCAAATCGGAGGTTTAGTAGGCAAACTTTCTGGTCCGAGGGGATTAATAGATAAGTCGTTCGCATCAATCGATTTATCTTCAAATGCAACACAAGGAGACCAGTCTATTGGTGGAATAGTTGGTGCAGTAGAAAATAGTGCGCTTATTAGTAATAGTTATGCTGAAGGAAATCTAAATAATGTTCAACGTTTTGCAAACGTTGGTGGAGTAGTTGGTAATCTTTGGGATCCGGTTGGAGGATTAGAAAAATCCGGTCGACTTTCTAATGTACTAAGCGATGTTAATGTAACGAATGGTAATGCTATTGCAGGTTATAATTTTAATGGTATAAAAGCAAATGGCACATACAGTAATAAAAATAATAAGGTTGTGAACGTAGTACAAGAAGATGATGAAATCTTAACTAAGGATTCTACTGTTCAAAGAGGAGAAGTATTAGAAGATGCACAAATAAAAGAGAAAAAAGCTACTTTTGTATCTAAAAATACTATTAAAACAGAAGATTTTAATTTCTCTTCTAGATATGTAACTGACTATAAAAATCTTGAGAATGCTGATTCATCAAAAGAAAAAGTATATAAAAATATTGAAAAACTATTACCGTTTTATAATAGAGAAACAATTGTTAAGTACGGAAATTTAGTAGAGACAAGTAGTAATCTTTATAATAAAGAATTATTGTCAGTAGTCCCTATGAAAGATAAAGAAGTAATTAGTGATATTAACAAAAATAAATCAAGTATAAATAAACTATTACTATATTACGCGGATAATACATCAGAGACACTTAATGTAAATTATCAAACTGATTTTTCAAATGTAGCAGAGTATAGAATAGGCGGTACAAACTTAATTTATACACCGAATACATTACTTCGCAATTATCAAAATATTTTAGATGAAGTATTACCAGCATTAAATAGTGTAGAATATAAATCAGAGGCAATTAGAAAAGTATTAGATGTTTCTAAGGATGTTAGTTTAACGGAGTTATATTTAGAAGAACAATTCAATACCACAAAAACTAATTTGAAAGATAGTTTGACAAAACTTCTTACTGCAGATGCTGCAATAGCTGAAAATAACAATAAGGTAATAGATAATTATGTAATCGAGAAAATTAAAAATAATAAAGAAGCTTTACTTCTAGGATTAACATACTTAGAGCGTTGGTACGACTTCAAATATCGTGATACAAAAGCGAAAGATTTAGTCATGTACCACTTGGATTTCTTCGGTAAATCAAATAGTTCAGCGTTAGATAATGTTATCGAACTAGGTAAATCGGGATATAATAACTTACTAGCAAAAAATAATGTTATAACTTATAATGTTTTATTAGCGAAAAATTATAAGACTAATAATTTATTTGATGCATTAGAGAAATATAGAAAAGCATTTGTACCAGATAAAACAAATAATGAGTGGTTTAAAGAACAAACTAAAGCATATATTGTAGAAGAAAAATCTACTATTAAAGAGGTAAGTGATAAGCAATCAATAGCTGGTAGTCCATATTCAATTGGAGTATATGATAGATTAACTAGCCCATCTTGGAAATATCCAAGTATGGTGTTGCCGCTATTAACATTACCTGAAAAATCGGTGTTTATTATAGCCAACATTTCGACTATAGGTTTCGGTGCTTATGATAGATATAGAAGTAAAGAACATCCAGCAGGAACTGATTTAAATGACTATGTTGAGAAAAAAGCTAAAGAAGCGGCTGTTAGATTTAGAGATCACTATGATTATTGGTATAGAATACTAGATGATAAAAATAAAGAAAAATTATATAGAAGTGTTCTAGTCTATGATGCATTTAGATTTGGTACAGATGAAAAAGAAGATAAAGATACATATCAAGCAACTTTTGAAACTAATCATCCAGCTATAAAACATTTCTTCGGTCCAGCGGGAAATAATGTTGTTCATAATTCTAATGGAGCATATGCTACAGGGGATGCATTCTATTATATGGCATATCGCATGCTTGATAAAGATGGTGCGGTAACTTATACACACGAAATGACACATAACTCAGATAGAGAAATTTATCTTGGAGGCTATGGAAGACGAAATGGACTTGGACCAGAGTTTTATGCTAAAGGACTGCTACAAGCTCCTGATCATCCTAATGATCCAACAGTCACTATTAATTCCATATTAAAATATGATCAATCAGAAGAATCAACAAGGCTTCAAGTAGCAGATCCAACTCAACGATTTGGAAGTGTTGATGATCTAAATAAGTATATGCATAATATGTTTGATGTAATATACATGCTTGAAATACTAGAAGGTAAAGCTGTAGCTAAATTAGATACAAATCAAAAATATGATTTATTAAGAAAAATAGAAAATGAATATAAACCTGATCCTGATGGAAATTCTGTTTATGCAACGAATGTTGTACGTAGATTAAAACCAGAAGAACTTACTAAATTAACTACATTTAACAGTTTGATAGAACATGATATTATAACAAGAAGAGGTTATGTAGATGAAGCAACTTATAAGCGGAATGGCTACTATACAATTAATCTATTCTCACCAATTTATTCAGCATTGAGCAGTAAAATAGGAACACCAGGAGATTTAATGGGACGACGTATTGCATTTGAGTTATTGGCAGCCAAGGGGTACAAAGACGGTATGGTTCCATATATTTCTAATCAGTATGAAAAAGAAGCGAAAGCTCAAGGAAAAGTTATTACATCATATGGTAAACAAATAGGTTTAGTTACTGATGAAATTGTTCTTTCAAAAGTATTTAATAACCAGTATAATTCTTGGATAGATTTCAAGAAAGATATGTATAAAGAAAGAGAAGATAAATTTGGAAAGTTAAATAAAGTTAGTTTTATCGATCCAAACGGTTCTTGGGCTCGACAACAGAAAGTGACTATTGATAATATTAATAGACTTGAAAAAATGATTGAAGATGCAGTAAAATTTGATGCTGAGGATGAAGTTGCCAAATTATATCCTGAGACAAATAGTAGAGTTCTTAAACTGAAAAAAGCAATCTTTAAAGCTTATCTTGACCAAACCGGTGATTTTAGAAGTTCAATTTTTGAGAATAAAAAATAG
- the addA gene encoding helicase-exonuclease AddAB subunit AddA, translated as MKLIPFLSEEEIQKLQEAEANSSKEQKKTAEQIEAIYTSGQNILVSASAGSGKTFVMAERILDQLARGVEISQLFISTFTVKAATELKERLEKKISKKIQETDDVDLKQHLGRQLADLPNAAIGTMDSFTQKFLGKHGYLLDIAPNFRILQNQSEQLLLENEVFHEVFEAHYQGKQKESFSHLLKNFAGRGKDERGLRQQVYKIYDFLQSTSNPQKWLSESFLKGFEKADFTSEKEKLTEQIKQALWDLESFFRYHLDNDAKEFAKAAYLENVQLILDEIGSLNQEFDSQAYQAVLARVVAISKEKNGRALTNASRKADLKPLADAYNEERKTQFTKLGQLSDQIAILDYQERYHGDTWKLAKTFQSFMSDFVEAYRQRKRQENAFEFADISHYTIEILENFPQVRESYQERFHEVMVDEYQDTNHIQERMLELLSNGHNRFMVGDIKQSIYRFRQADPQIFNEKFQRYAQNPQEGKLILLKENFRSSSEVLSATNDVFERLMDQEVGEINYDNKHQLVFANTKLTPNPDNKAEFLLYDKDDTGEEEESQTETKLTGEMRLVIKEILKLHQEKGVAFKEIALLTSSRSRNDQILLALSEYGIPVKTDGEQNNYLQSLEVQVMLDTLRVIHNPLQDYALVALMKSPMFGFDEDELARLSLQKAEDKVHENLYEKLVNAQKMASSQKGLIHTALAEKLKQFMDILASWRLYAKTHSLYDLIWKIYNDRFYYDYVGALPNGPARQANLYALALRADQFEKSNFKGLSRFIRMIDQVLEAQHDLASVAVAPPKDAVELMTIHKSKGLEFPYVFILNMDQDFNKQDSMSEVILSRQNGLGVKYIAKMETGAVEDHYPKTIKLSIPSLTYRQNEEELQLASYSEQMRLLYVAMTRAEKKLYLVGKGSREKLEVKQYPAAKNGKLNSNTRLQARNFQDWLWAISKVFTKDKLNFSYRFIGEDQLTREAIGELETKSPLQDSSQADNRQSDTIKEALEMLKEVEVYNTLHRAAIELPSVQTPSQIKKFYEPVMDMEGVEIAGQGQSVGKKISFDLPDFSTKEKVTGAEIGSATHELMQRIDLSQQLTLASLTETLKQVQTSQAVRDKINLDKILAFFDTVLGQEILANTDHLYREQPFSMLKRDQKSQEDFVVRGILDGYLLYENKIVLFDYKTDRYDEPSQLVDRYRGQLALYEEALSRAYSIENIEKYLILLGKDEVQVVKV; from the coding sequence ATGAAGCTTATTCCCTTTTTAAGTGAGGAGGAGATTCAAAAACTGCAAGAAGCAGAAGCAAATTCGAGCAAGGAACAGAAGAAAACTGCCGAACAAATCGAAGCTATCTACACTTCTGGTCAGAATATCCTGGTCTCAGCATCGGCTGGTTCTGGAAAGACCTTTGTCATGGCAGAGCGCATTCTGGACCAATTGGCGCGTGGTGTCGAAATTTCTCAACTCTTTATCTCAACCTTTACCGTCAAGGCTGCAACTGAACTTAAAGAACGTTTAGAGAAAAAAATCAGCAAGAAAATCCAAGAAACAGATGATGTCGATCTCAAACAACACTTGGGTCGCCAGTTGGCAGACCTACCCAACGCTGCCATCGGAACCATGGACTCTTTCACACAAAAATTCCTTGGCAAACATGGTTATCTGCTTGATATTGCACCTAATTTCCGTATTTTACAAAACCAAAGCGAGCAACTTCTTCTCGAAAACGAAGTCTTTCATGAGGTCTTTGAAGCGCATTACCAAGGTAAACAGAAAGAGAGCTTTAGTCATTTGCTGAAAAACTTTGCTGGGCGTGGCAAGGACGAACGGGGTCTGCGGCAGCAAGTCTATAAAATCTATGACTTCCTCCAATCCACCAGTAATCCTCAAAAGTGGCTGAGTGAATCTTTCCTCAAAGGCTTTGAGAAAGCTGATTTTACCAGTGAAAAAGAAAAACTGACTGAGCAAATCAAACAAGCCCTCTGGGATTTGGAAAGCTTTTTCCGTTACCATCTGGATAACGATGCCAAGGAGTTTGCAAAGGCTGCCTATTTAGAAAATGTTCAGTTAATTCTGGATGAAATTGGCTCCCTAAATCAGGAGTTCGATAGTCAGGCTTATCAGGCAGTACTTGCGCGTGTTGTCGCCATCTCTAAGGAGAAAAACGGTCGTGCTCTGACTAATGCCAGCCGTAAGGCTGATTTGAAGCCCCTGGCTGATGCCTACAACGAAGAGAGAAAGACCCAGTTTACTAAACTAGGACAATTATCAGACCAGATAGCGATTCTCGACTATCAAGAACGTTATCATGGAGACACTTGGAAACTAGCTAAAACCTTCCAATCTTTCATGAGCGATTTTGTAGAGGCTTATCGTCAGAGAAAACGACAGGAAAATGCCTTTGAATTCGCTGATATCAGCCATTACACCATTGAGATTTTAGAAAATTTCCCACAAGTTCGTGAGTCTTATCAGGAGCGCTTCCATGAAGTCATGGTCGATGAGTATCAGGATACCAACCATATTCAAGAACGGATGCTGGAATTGTTGTCTAATGGCCACAATCGCTTTATGGTGGGAGATATCAAGCAATCCATCTATCGTTTCCGTCAGGCAGACCCGCAGATTTTCAATGAGAAATTCCAACGCTATGCGCAAAATCCCCAAGAAGGCAAGCTCATTCTCCTCAAGGAAAATTTCCGTAGTAGTTCAGAAGTGCTGTCAGCAACCAATGATGTCTTTGAACGTCTCATGGACCAAGAGGTCGGCGAAATCAACTATGATAACAAGCACCAGCTTGTTTTTGCCAATACCAAACTGACTCCCAATCCAGACAACAAGGCAGAATTTCTCCTCTACGACAAGGACGATACAGGTGAGGAAGAAGAGAGTCAAACAGAAACGAAACTAACAGGCGAAATGCGCTTAGTTATCAAGGAGATTCTGAAACTTCATCAAGAAAAAGGTGTTGCCTTTAAGGAAATTGCCCTTCTGACCTCCAGCCGCAGTCGTAATGACCAGATTCTCCTCGCCCTGTCTGAGTACGGGATTCCTGTCAAAACTGACGGAGAGCAAAACAATTATCTCCAATCCCTAGAAGTGCAAGTCATGCTAGACACTCTTCGTGTCATTCACAATCCCCTGCAAGACTATGCCTTGGTTGCCCTTATGAAGTCTCCAATGTTTGGTTTTGATGAGGATGAGCTAGCACGTTTGTCCCTTCAGAAAGCAGAGGATAAAGTCCACGAAAATCTCTATGAGAAACTGGTCAATGCACAAAAAATGGCAAGTAGTCAAAAAGGCTTGATTCACACAGCTCTAGCTGAAAAACTAAAGCAATTCATGGATATCCTAGCTTCTTGGCGCTTGTATGCCAAAACCCACTCTCTCTATGACTTGATTTGGAAGATTTACAACGACCGTTTTTATTATGACTATGTTGGGGCTTTGCCGAATGGTCCTGCTAGGCAGGCCAATCTCTATGCCCTAGCACTGCGTGCTGATCAATTTGAAAAGAGCAATTTCAAAGGTTTGTCGCGTTTTATTCGTATGATTGACCAAGTCTTAGAAGCCCAGCACGATTTGGCAAGCGTGGCCGTCGCACCGCCAAAAGATGCAGTAGAGCTCATGACCATCCACAAGAGTAAAGGGCTGGAGTTTCCTTACGTCTTTATCCTCAATATGGATCAAGATTTCAACAAGCAAGACTCTATGTCAGAAGTCATTCTCAGTCGTCAGAATGGTCTTGGTGTCAAATATATTGCCAAGATGGAGACAGGGGCAGTAGAAGACCACTATCCTAAAACCATCAAACTCTCCATTCCTAGTCTGACCTATAGGCAGAACGAAGAGGAATTACAGCTAGCAAGCTATTCTGAGCAGATGCGTTTGCTGTATGTTGCTATGACGCGGGCTGAGAAAAAGCTCTATCTTGTCGGCAAGGGTTCTCGTGAAAAGCTGGAAGTCAAGCAATACCCAGCAGCCAAAAATGGGAAACTAAATAGCAATACTAGACTGCAAGCACGGAATTTCCAAGATTGGCTTTGGGCTATCAGTAAAGTGTTTACTAAGGACAAGCTCAACTTTAGTTATCGTTTTATTGGCGAAGATCAGTTGACCAGAGAAGCTATCGGAGAGTTGGAAACCAAGAGTCCTCTCCAAGATAGCTCCCAAGCAGACAATCGTCAGTCAGATACCATCAAAGAAGCTCTGGAAATGCTGAAGGAGGTGGAAGTTTATAATACTCTTCACCGCGCAGCTATTGAACTTCCTAGTGTTCAAACCCCAAGTCAAATCAAGAAATTCTACGAACCAGTTATGGATATGGAAGGTGTCGAGATTGCTGGTCAAGGTCAGTCAGTAGGCAAGAAAATCAGCTTCGATTTGCCAGATTTTTCAACCAAAGAAAAGGTAACTGGAGCTGAGATTGGTAGTGCTACTCACGAACTCATGCAGAGAATTGACCTCAGCCAGCAACTAACCCTTGCTAGCCTAACAGAAACACTCAAACAAGTTCAAACTAGCCAAGCTGTCAGAGACAAGATCAATCTTGATAAAATTCTTGCTTTCTTTGACACAGTACTCGGTCAGGAAATTCTTGCTAATACCGACCATCTCTATCGCGAGCAACCTTTCTCCATGCTCAAACGAGACCAAAAGAGTCAGGAAGACTTTGTTGTCCGTGGTATCCTTGATGGCTATCTGCTTTACGAAAACAAAATTGTTCTGTTCGACTACAAGACAGACCGCTATGATGAACCAAGTCAACTCGTAGACCGCTATCGTGGTCAGTTAGCTCTATACGAAGAGGCTTTATCACGAGCCTATTCGATTGAAAATATTGAAAAATACTTGATTTTACTCGGTAAAGACGAGGTTCAAGTTGTAAAAGTATAA